Proteins encoded within one genomic window of Raineyella fluvialis:
- a CDS encoding ABC transporter permease translates to MSTTVTWTLAWRYLRGRGLRSALTTLAVALSVMLIFGLGGVVPTLVDAFTRSLLSASGKIDLTVTQTLAQPFAPSVVDKVGRVPGIALATGEVEQSAPLPVRRDIPTGQQVSSVTVVGIDPAVSGRIRDLGLASGRALTTTDGDVAVLSADLAGRLGLGLGSPLVLPSPVGSTRFTVVGLLTAATVPGQETVYVPIGAAQTLFGLGAKITTVQASLQPDANRSAVEDAVRTAVGPDYTVGGLSSNSSLLASIQVSRYAFTLFGLFALATAGFIILNSFRTVVAERRRDIGMLRAIGARRRTITGILLVESLLQGVLGTLLGMVLGYLMAAGLFAVMAPMVESVVHLRIGPVRFEPATYAEAIVLGIGLTVLAAIIPARAAGKVTPMEALRPQTEEVYRRGAGVRGWIGVGVLVVSLFCLVTRDASLVGLGSVLFLVGLALVIPAVVHPLARAAGSAVELAYAREGAIARSNLQRNPGRSANTVSAVMLGLASIVAMVTVVQSIFAGFTGYIDRSLSADYLVIPNSIVLGQGNVAAGPKLAADIAHTAGIGPVSTLRLARAKLNGHDVQVIGIDPATYPEVANFEWTAGSTDAALAQLGSGRWLISNGIFAGQSGLTSGQAVTLDTPNGPRVYYVAGVGNDYLNAKLATIYVSQDQLARDFDVTDDLLVMANRKPSADPATVTAAVQRIVDGYPGFKLYESAQWRDLQLSIFNQTYVIFYGLIAALAVPSLLALLNTLAISVLARTRELGMLRAVGATRRQIKRMVVAESLLLSVIGTVFGVAAGLWLGYALVEAMRMIGWPMPWTFPWGGVLLTVVVGIVFGVLAALIPARSAARLDVVAALHHE, encoded by the coding sequence ATGAGCACCACCGTCACGTGGACCCTCGCGTGGCGCTACCTGCGCGGGCGCGGCCTCCGCTCCGCGCTGACCACGCTGGCGGTCGCGCTGAGTGTGATGCTGATCTTCGGCCTGGGCGGCGTGGTGCCGACCCTGGTCGACGCCTTCACCCGCTCCTTGCTGTCGGCGTCGGGGAAGATCGATCTCACCGTCACCCAGACGCTGGCCCAGCCGTTCGCCCCCTCCGTCGTCGACAAGGTCGGCCGCGTTCCGGGGATCGCCCTGGCCACCGGCGAGGTCGAACAGTCCGCGCCGCTGCCCGTCCGCCGGGACATCCCGACCGGCCAGCAGGTCAGCTCCGTGACCGTCGTCGGCATCGATCCCGCCGTCTCCGGGCGCATCCGTGACCTCGGGCTGGCCTCCGGTCGTGCGCTGACCACCACCGACGGTGATGTCGCCGTGCTCTCCGCCGACCTCGCCGGCCGGCTGGGCCTCGGCCTGGGGAGTCCCCTCGTGCTCCCTTCCCCGGTGGGGTCGACCCGCTTCACCGTCGTCGGTCTGCTCACGGCGGCCACGGTCCCGGGGCAGGAGACCGTCTACGTGCCGATCGGCGCGGCGCAGACCCTCTTCGGCCTGGGCGCGAAGATCACCACCGTCCAGGCCTCTCTGCAACCCGACGCCAACAGGTCCGCGGTCGAGGACGCGGTCCGTACGGCCGTGGGGCCGGACTACACCGTCGGTGGCCTCTCGTCGAACTCCTCCCTGCTCGCCTCCATCCAGGTGAGCCGGTACGCGTTCACCCTGTTCGGGCTGTTCGCCCTTGCCACCGCCGGATTCATCATCCTCAACAGCTTCCGGACGGTGGTCGCCGAACGGCGCCGTGACATCGGCATGCTGCGCGCGATCGGCGCCCGGCGTCGCACGATCACGGGCATCCTGCTGGTCGAGTCGCTGCTCCAGGGGGTGCTGGGCACCCTCCTCGGGATGGTTCTCGGCTACCTGATGGCGGCGGGCCTGTTCGCCGTGATGGCGCCGATGGTCGAGTCGGTGGTCCACCTGCGGATCGGCCCGGTCCGCTTCGAGCCGGCGACGTACGCCGAGGCCATCGTCCTCGGGATCGGCCTCACCGTGCTCGCCGCGATCATCCCCGCGCGCGCCGCCGGCAAGGTCACCCCGATGGAGGCCCTGCGGCCCCAGACCGAGGAGGTGTACCGGCGCGGGGCAGGAGTCCGCGGGTGGATCGGCGTCGGCGTCCTCGTCGTGTCGCTCTTCTGCCTGGTCACCCGTGACGCGTCGCTGGTCGGGCTGGGCTCCGTCCTGTTCCTCGTCGGGTTGGCGCTGGTCATCCCGGCGGTCGTCCATCCGCTGGCCCGGGCCGCCGGGAGCGCGGTGGAGTTGGCGTACGCCCGGGAGGGGGCGATCGCCCGGTCCAACCTGCAGCGCAATCCCGGCCGGTCGGCCAACACCGTGTCGGCGGTCATGCTCGGACTGGCCTCGATCGTGGCGATGGTGACCGTCGTCCAGTCGATCTTCGCCGGCTTCACCGGCTACATCGACCGCTCCCTGTCGGCGGACTACCTGGTCATCCCCAACTCCATCGTCCTGGGACAGGGCAACGTCGCCGCCGGACCCAAGTTGGCCGCCGACATCGCCCACACCGCCGGCATCGGGCCGGTGTCGACGCTGCGGCTCGCCCGCGCGAAGCTGAACGGCCACGATGTCCAGGTCATCGGCATCGATCCCGCCACCTACCCCGAGGTCGCGAACTTCGAGTGGACGGCCGGCAGCACCGATGCCGCCCTGGCCCAGCTCGGCTCGGGACGCTGGTTGATCTCCAACGGCATCTTCGCCGGGCAGAGCGGGCTGACCTCCGGGCAGGCCGTCACCCTCGACACGCCCAACGGGCCCCGGGTCTACTACGTCGCCGGTGTCGGCAATGACTACCTCAATGCGAAACTGGCCACTATCTACGTCAGCCAGGACCAGTTGGCCCGCGACTTCGACGTCACCGACGACCTGCTGGTGATGGCCAACCGCAAGCCGTCCGCCGACCCCGCGACGGTCACCGCCGCCGTGCAGCGGATCGTCGACGGGTACCCGGGCTTCAAACTCTACGAATCGGCGCAGTGGCGCGATCTGCAACTGTCCATCTTCAACCAGACGTACGTCATCTTCTACGGGCTGATCGCCGCCCTGGCGGTCCCGTCGCTGTTGGCGCTGCTCAACACCCTGGCCATCTCGGTGCTGGCCCGCACCCGCGAACTGGGGATGCTGCGTGCCGTCGGGGCGACCCGTCGCCAGATCAAGCGGATGGTCGTGGCCGAGTCGCTGCTGCTCTCGGTGATCGGCACCGTCTTCGGCGTCGCCGCCGGCCTGTGGCTGGGCTACGCGCTGGTCGAGGCGATGCGGATGATCGGCTGGCCGATGCCGTGGACGTTCCCGTGGGGCGGGGTGCTGCTCACCGTCGTGGTCGGCATCGTGTTCGGCGTACTGGCCGCCCTCATCCCGGCACGCTCGGCCGCCCGGCTCGACGTCGTCGCCGCCCTGCACCACGAGTGA